A single region of the Nocardioides aquaticus genome encodes:
- the hemC gene encoding hydroxymethylbilane synthase — translation MSAPDSTHAPVRVGTRRSLLATTQSETVAAMIRERLGREVELVEVTTDGDRSQAAGTPLVESTTAGSTGVFVGALRDALLAGRVDVAVHSLKDLPTYPAEGISLVAVPGREDSRDVVVARDGLTLGELPVGSVVGTGSPRRVAQVHALGLGLELRGVRGNVDTRIGKVRSGEYDAVLLARAGLARLGRLDEVTEVLDPIQVLPAPGQGALAVECRTGDPLAAALADLDDPRARACVEAERAVLATLEGGCSAPIGAMAELVEGEDGDELWVRAVALSLDGGLAVRSSAAGPVSDPAGLGARLAAEMLDDGAGDLEAAPT, via the coding sequence GTGAGCGCCCCCGACAGCACCCACGCGCCCGTCCGGGTCGGCACCCGCCGCTCCCTGCTGGCCACGACGCAGTCCGAGACGGTCGCGGCGATGATCCGCGAGCGGCTCGGCCGCGAGGTCGAGCTGGTCGAGGTCACCACCGACGGCGACCGCAGCCAGGCCGCCGGCACCCCCCTGGTCGAGAGCACCACGGCCGGCAGCACCGGCGTCTTCGTCGGCGCGCTGCGCGACGCGCTGCTCGCCGGCCGGGTCGACGTGGCCGTGCACTCGCTCAAGGACCTGCCGACCTACCCGGCCGAGGGCATCTCCCTGGTCGCCGTGCCCGGTCGCGAGGACTCCCGCGACGTGGTCGTGGCCCGCGACGGGCTGACCCTCGGCGAGCTGCCCGTCGGCAGCGTCGTGGGCACGGGTTCCCCGCGCCGCGTCGCGCAGGTCCACGCCCTCGGCCTCGGACTCGAGCTGCGGGGCGTGCGCGGCAACGTCGACACCCGGATCGGCAAGGTCCGCTCCGGGGAGTACGACGCCGTCCTGCTCGCCCGGGCCGGCCTGGCCCGTCTCGGCCGGCTCGACGAGGTCACCGAGGTGCTCGACCCGATCCAGGTGCTCCCCGCCCCCGGGCAGGGTGCGCTGGCGGTCGAGTGCCGTACCGGCGACCCGCTCGCGGCCGCGCTGGCCGACCTCGACGACCCCCGTGCGCGGGCCTGCGTCGAGGCCGAGCGGGCGGTGCTCGCCACCCTCGAGGGAGGCTGCTCGGCCCCGATCGGCGCGATGGCCGAGCTCGTCGAGGGCGAGGACGGCGACGAGCTGTGGGTCCGCGCGGTCGCGCTGTCCCTCGACGGCGGGCTCGCCGTGCGCAGCTCCGCGGCCGGCCCCGTCTCCGACCCGGCCGGGCTCGGCGCCCGGCTGGCCGCCGAGATGCTCGACGACGGCGCCGGCGACCTCGAGGCGGCCCCCACATGA
- a CDS encoding lysophospholipid acyltransferase family protein: MGDAEIIPLGTRGQPGRGTGRAPSSAARGLAGAHGAPHGPPRRAKPPAGAAPADPAEDDLHEDDLPEDDLPEAEPAVGPVGVPDPVEPVEPSTAPTTAGRRAAARTQERNPLAQVSPAQWLGALQTAAREVFGEQWEPQLARLLAFWRRRLTGDYPVDEYGFDAEVTERFLLAAVRPLARSWFRIEVRGAENIPEVGGALVVSNHSGTIPVDGAMTMVSVHDHTGRFLRPLGADLVFRLPVVSALARKAGATLACQEDAERMLRGGELVGVWPEGFKGVGKPYAERYKLQRFGRGGFVSAALRTGVPIVPLAVVGAEEIYPMIGNVPALARLLGLPYVPITPLFPWLGPLGLVPLPSKWLLEFGEPIRTDDYEPGAADDPMLVFDVTDQVRETIQQTLYRLLMDRDSVFG, translated from the coding sequence ATGGGTGACGCCGAGATCATCCCGCTGGGCACCCGCGGGCAGCCCGGGCGCGGCACCGGTCGCGCCCCCTCGTCCGCCGCCCGCGGCCTCGCCGGCGCCCACGGCGCCCCGCACGGTCCGCCGCGCCGGGCCAAGCCCCCGGCCGGTGCCGCACCCGCGGACCCGGCCGAGGACGACCTGCACGAGGACGACCTGCCCGAGGACGACCTGCCCGAGGCAGAGCCGGCCGTGGGCCCGGTCGGCGTCCCGGACCCCGTCGAGCCGGTCGAGCCCTCGACGGCCCCGACCACGGCCGGGCGCCGCGCCGCGGCGCGCACCCAGGAGCGCAACCCGCTCGCCCAGGTGTCACCGGCCCAGTGGCTGGGAGCGCTGCAGACCGCGGCCCGCGAGGTGTTCGGCGAGCAGTGGGAGCCGCAGCTGGCGCGGCTGCTGGCCTTCTGGCGCCGGCGGCTGACCGGCGACTACCCCGTCGACGAGTACGGCTTCGACGCCGAGGTCACCGAGCGCTTCCTGCTGGCCGCCGTGCGGCCGCTGGCGCGGTCGTGGTTCCGGATCGAGGTCCGTGGCGCCGAGAACATCCCCGAGGTCGGGGGTGCCCTGGTGGTCTCGAACCACTCCGGGACGATCCCGGTCGACGGTGCGATGACGATGGTCAGCGTGCACGACCACACCGGACGCTTCCTGCGGCCCCTGGGCGCCGACCTCGTCTTCCGGCTCCCGGTCGTCAGCGCCCTGGCCCGCAAGGCCGGCGCCACCCTGGCCTGCCAGGAGGACGCCGAACGGATGCTGCGCGGGGGCGAGCTGGTCGGCGTCTGGCCGGAGGGGTTCAAGGGCGTCGGCAAGCCGTACGCCGAGCGCTACAAGCTGCAGCGCTTCGGGCGCGGCGGCTTCGTCTCGGCCGCCCTGCGCACCGGTGTCCCGATCGTGCCGCTCGCGGTGGTCGGGGCGGAGGAGATCTACCCGATGATCGGCAATGTGCCGGCCCTGGCCCGGCTGCTGGGCCTGCCGTACGTCCCGATCACCCCGCTGTTCCCGTGGCTCGGGCCGCTGGGCCTCGTCCCGCTGCCCTCGAAGTGGCTGCTGGAGTTCGGGGAGCCGATCCGCACCGACGACTACGAGCCCGGTGCGGCCGACGACCCGATGCTGGTCTTCGACGTGACCGACCAGGTCCGCGAGACGATCCAGCAGACGCTCTACCGGCTGCTGATGGACCGCGACTCCGTCTTCGGCTGA
- a CDS encoding HAD family hydrolase, with translation MTPSERPRPRLDLRQRSIMAGEAAAAAAEVENALSLVADPTSAAFFDVDNTVMQGASIFHLARGLHRREFFTTRDLVGAAWKQAYFRVVGVEDPDHVSETREAALSFIAGHTVTELEELSEEIFDETMSHRIWPGTRALAQLHLDQGQRVWLVTAAPVEIARIIAKRLGLTGAMGTVAEHVDGVYTGRLVGDMLHGPAKAEAIRALAVREGLDLARCSAYSDSVNDLPMLSLVGDACAVNPDARLRAHARAAGWRVRDYRTGRKAARAGLVLTAAAGALGGAAAAGLRRRS, from the coding sequence GTGACCCCGTCGGAGCGTCCGCGACCGCGGCTGGACCTGCGCCAGCGCTCGATCATGGCCGGGGAGGCCGCCGCCGCCGCGGCCGAGGTCGAGAACGCGTTGAGCCTGGTCGCCGACCCCACCTCGGCGGCGTTCTTCGACGTCGACAACACCGTCATGCAGGGCGCCAGCATCTTCCACCTCGCCCGCGGGCTGCACCGCCGCGAGTTCTTCACCACCCGCGACCTCGTCGGCGCCGCCTGGAAGCAGGCCTACTTCCGCGTCGTCGGCGTGGAGGACCCCGACCACGTCTCCGAGACCCGCGAGGCCGCCCTCTCCTTCATCGCCGGGCACACGGTGACCGAGCTCGAGGAGCTCAGCGAGGAGATCTTCGACGAGACCATGTCGCACCGGATCTGGCCCGGCACCCGCGCGCTGGCCCAGCTGCACCTCGACCAGGGACAGCGGGTCTGGCTGGTCACCGCGGCGCCGGTCGAGATCGCCCGGATCATCGCGAAGCGCCTCGGCCTGACCGGGGCGATGGGCACCGTCGCCGAGCACGTCGACGGCGTCTACACCGGCCGACTGGTCGGCGACATGCTGCACGGACCGGCCAAGGCCGAGGCGATCCGGGCGCTGGCGGTGCGCGAGGGCCTGGACCTGGCGCGCTGCTCGGCCTACTCCGACTCCGTCAACGACCTGCCGATGCTGTCCCTGGTCGGCGACGCCTGCGCGGTCAACCCCGACGCCCGGCTGCGGGCCCACGCCCGCGCCGCGGGGTGGCGGGTGCGCGACTACCGGACCGGCCGCAAGGCCGCCCGCGCCGGCCTGGTCCTGACCGCGGCCGCCGGGGCCCTGGGCGGCGCCGCCGCAGCCGGGCTGCGCCGCCGGTCCTGA
- a CDS encoding redox-sensing transcriptional repressor Rex — MTSRTPAGPGAAEATRDIPEATVARLPVYLRALNALADAGTATCSSEHLASVAGVNSAKLRKDLSHLGSYGTRGVGYDVEYLRYQIAREIGVTQDWPVVIVGIGNLGQALASFSGFRSRGFRVVALLDADPDRHDQVVAGVEVRPFDDLEGVVRDQGVAIGVIATPAVAAQDVADRMVGCGITSILNFAPAVLAVPEGVDVRKVDLSIELQILAYHQQRKAGVDATTPVPTRKVGSA; from the coding sequence GTGACCTCACGGACACCCGCCGGACCCGGTGCGGCCGAGGCGACCCGGGACATCCCGGAGGCCACGGTGGCGCGCCTCCCGGTCTACCTGCGCGCCCTGAACGCGCTCGCCGACGCCGGGACGGCCACCTGCTCCAGCGAGCACCTGGCCTCCGTGGCCGGCGTCAACAGCGCCAAGCTCCGCAAGGACCTGTCCCACCTCGGCAGTTACGGCACCCGCGGGGTCGGCTATGACGTGGAGTACCTCCGCTACCAGATCGCCCGCGAGATCGGCGTGACCCAGGACTGGCCCGTGGTGATCGTGGGCATCGGCAACCTCGGCCAGGCGCTGGCCAGCTTCTCGGGCTTCCGCAGCCGCGGGTTCCGCGTGGTCGCGCTGCTCGACGCCGACCCCGACCGGCACGACCAGGTCGTCGCCGGCGTCGAGGTCCGCCCCTTCGACGACCTCGAGGGCGTGGTGCGCGACCAGGGGGTCGCGATCGGCGTGATCGCCACCCCGGCCGTGGCCGCCCAGGACGTGGCCGACCGGATGGTGGGCTGCGGGATCACCAGCATCCTCAACTTCGCCCCGGCGGTGCTCGCCGTGCCCGAGGGCGTGGACGTGCGCAAGGTGGACCTCTCCATCGAGCTGCAGATCCTCGCCTACCACCAGCAGCGCAAGGCCGGCGTCGACGCCACGACCCCGGTCCCGACCCGGAAGGTGGGCTCCGCATGA
- a CDS encoding sigma-70 family RNA polymerase sigma factor: protein MVQGGQHERGLEALRRAVAHVLLTTDPRPAGAYPPGTLLNAATSSTGPAGPGTPLGGPSGPGNHGDHGDHGEAASSAVDESERSRLIALVELARGGDAEAFGMLFDHYHPQVYRFLYHRTRSVPLAEDLTSETFFRALRRMPDFRWQGKDFGAWLMTIARNLTVDHFKSGRVRMESTTEDMSRHDDVTESTEDAVLANLTHEVLLDALHQLSDEQRDCLVMRFLQGLSIAETAAVLGRSDGAVKQLQLRGVRNLAKLLPEDLR from the coding sequence ATGGTGCAGGGAGGGCAGCACGAGCGCGGCCTGGAGGCCCTGCGCCGCGCCGTCGCCCACGTCCTGCTGACGACCGACCCGCGGCCCGCGGGCGCGTACCCCCCGGGGACGCTGCTCAACGCCGCGACCTCCTCGACCGGGCCGGCCGGGCCGGGAACGCCCCTCGGCGGGCCCAGCGGCCCCGGGAACCACGGGGACCACGGGGACCACGGGGAGGCCGCCTCCTCGGCGGTCGACGAGAGCGAGCGCAGCCGCCTGATCGCGCTGGTCGAGCTCGCCCGCGGTGGTGACGCGGAGGCGTTCGGGATGCTCTTCGACCACTACCACCCGCAGGTCTACCGCTTCCTCTACCACCGCACCCGCTCGGTGCCGCTGGCCGAGGACCTCACCTCCGAGACCTTCTTCCGCGCGCTGCGCCGGATGCCGGACTTCCGGTGGCAGGGCAAGGACTTCGGCGCGTGGCTGATGACGATCGCCCGCAACCTCACCGTCGACCACTTCAAGTCCGGCCGGGTCCGGATGGAGTCGACCACCGAGGACATGAGCAGGCACGACGACGTCACCGAGAGCACCGAGGACGCCGTGCTGGCGAACCTCACCCACGAGGTGCTGCTCGACGCCCTGCACCAGCTCTCCGACGAGCAGCGCGACTGCCTGGTGATGAGGTTCCTGCAGGGGCTCAGCATCGCCGAGACCGCGGCCGTCCTGGGCCGCAGCGACGGCGCCGTCAAGCAGCTGCAGCTGCGCGGTGTGCGGAACCTGGCCAAGCTCCTCCCCGAGGACCTGCGATGA
- a CDS encoding class I adenylate-forming enzyme family protein translates to MPAAAAPPLDDVVTPPTADGLDDLLVHAARESPDKLALVEASGRSLTWRELDAEVARVATGLGDAGVVAGYRVALVLGNRLEMVTGYLAVLRAQAVAVPLGPGSTPAEVAQVVADSGARMVLADAGSVTSVRAALATLQASGASPSPRLVAVGTTLLPGERSWEHLRAERARRSPALHDAEQLAVLLYTSGTTGRPRAAMLTHRALRANVEQVARVEPPLVHGDDVVLGLVPLSHVYGLCAVLGAVLRQRAKLVMADVFDPGGVLDLIEDEACSVLPLAPGVLERWRSVEDLTDRLGPVRLVMSGSAPLDPAAAAEFTARTGLVVHQGYGLTETSPVVASTLGGPADPYSVGRALPGVGLRLVDAEGREVAAGDPGEVQVRGPHLFSGYWPGGEGGPGPDGWWSTGDVGLLDAAGDLLLVDRLTETIVVSGFTVYPVEVEAVLVTAPGVQAVAVVGADDPVTGSAVVAHVVPEPGTDTAQVLAGVEAVAVEHLAVFKRPARVVAAERLPRTRTGKVARSRLRDATAERS, encoded by the coding sequence ATGCCAGCCGCCGCTGCGCCACCGCTCGACGACGTCGTGACCCCGCCGACCGCCGACGGCCTGGACGACCTGCTCGTGCACGCCGCCCGGGAGTCGCCGGACAAGCTGGCCCTGGTCGAGGCCTCCGGGCGGAGCCTGACGTGGCGCGAGCTCGACGCCGAGGTGGCCCGGGTGGCCACCGGGCTCGGCGACGCCGGGGTGGTGGCCGGCTACCGGGTCGCGCTGGTGCTGGGCAACCGGCTCGAGATGGTCACCGGCTACCTCGCCGTGCTGCGGGCGCAGGCCGTGGCGGTGCCGCTCGGTCCCGGCTCGACGCCGGCCGAGGTGGCACAGGTGGTCGCCGACAGCGGTGCGCGGATGGTCCTGGCCGACGCGGGCTCGGTGACGTCGGTCCGCGCGGCCCTGGCCACCCTGCAGGCCAGCGGCGCGTCCCCCAGCCCCCGCCTGGTCGCCGTCGGCACGACCCTGCTGCCGGGGGAGCGCTCCTGGGAGCACCTGCGCGCGGAGCGCGCCCGCCGTTCGCCGGCGCTGCACGACGCCGAGCAGCTCGCCGTGCTCCTCTACACCTCCGGCACCACCGGCCGCCCGCGCGCCGCGATGCTGACCCACCGCGCGCTGCGGGCCAACGTGGAGCAGGTCGCGCGGGTCGAGCCGCCCCTGGTCCACGGCGACGACGTGGTCCTCGGGCTGGTGCCGCTGTCGCACGTGTACGGGCTCTGCGCCGTGCTCGGCGCGGTGCTGCGGCAGCGCGCCAAGCTGGTGATGGCCGACGTCTTCGACCCCGGCGGCGTCCTGGACCTGATCGAGGACGAGGCCTGCAGCGTGCTGCCGCTGGCCCCCGGGGTGCTGGAGCGGTGGCGCTCGGTCGAGGACCTCACCGACCGGTTGGGCCCCGTCCGCCTGGTGATGTCGGGCTCCGCGCCGCTGGACCCCGCCGCCGCGGCCGAGTTCACCGCGCGGACCGGCCTGGTCGTGCACCAGGGGTACGGGCTCACCGAGACGTCGCCGGTCGTGGCCAGCACGCTGGGCGGGCCGGCCGACCCGTACTCCGTGGGCCGGGCGCTGCCCGGGGTCGGCCTGCGGCTGGTCGACGCCGAGGGTCGCGAGGTCGCCGCCGGGGACCCCGGCGAGGTGCAGGTCAGGGGACCCCACCTCTTCAGCGGCTACTGGCCCGGCGGCGAGGGCGGGCCCGGGCCGGACGGCTGGTGGTCCACCGGCGACGTCGGGCTGCTCGACGCCGCCGGCGACCTGCTCCTGGTCGACCGCCTCACCGAGACGATCGTGGTCTCGGGGTTCACCGTCTACCCCGTCGAGGTCGAGGCCGTGCTGGTCACCGCGCCGGGGGTGCAGGCCGTCGCCGTGGTCGGCGCCGACGACCCGGTGACCGGGAGCGCCGTGGTCGCCCACGTCGTGCCCGAGCCCGGCACCGACACCGCGCAGGTGCTGGCCGGGGTCGAGGCCGTCGCCGTCGAGCACCTGGCCGTCTTCAAGCGCCCGGCCCGGGTCGTGGCCGCCGAGCGGCTGCCGCGCACGCGTACCGGCAAGGTGGCCCGCTCCCGGCTCCGCGACGCCACCGCGGAGCGGTCGTGA
- a CDS encoding glutaredoxin family protein: MSAPRVRLYGRPGCHLCDVAREVVASVCAELGEEFDEVSVDDDPALRERFGEEVPVTFVDGRQHDFWRVDAHRLRAALTRA; the protein is encoded by the coding sequence GTGAGCGCGCCGCGGGTCCGGCTCTACGGCCGGCCCGGCTGCCACCTCTGCGACGTTGCGCGGGAGGTCGTCGCGTCGGTCTGCGCCGAGCTGGGCGAGGAGTTCGACGAGGTCTCCGTCGACGACGACCCCGCCCTGCGGGAGCGCTTCGGCGAGGAGGTGCCGGTGACCTTCGTCGACGGGCGCCAGCACGACTTCTGGCGGGTGGACGCGCACCGCCTGCGCGCCGCCCTCACCCGCGCGTGA
- a CDS encoding DUF5667 domain-containing protein encodes MAAPDPLDRLRLAPGRPRGQRRLTASVAALALVGAGGGMAVASQSALPGETLYPVKRALEDVRTGLEDDPSAKGTRLVAQARDRLTEVAALTAADGADPVAVERTLDDFAAQAREAADLKLEAYYDSGSQAEVLEVRDLATDSVAVLGSLEPVVPETALGALLRAAQDLRDLDAVARQACGGCGGPVVDLVPDLALDPASADLGRALGLGELRAAGRPDTGRGSDVDGGAGAGGPDGAARPGAEGRTPGDRSPRGTQDRQQGGQAGGQAGGQPGGQLGGGASLPVDGGSVPELQGPLRDLTESVTRTLEGLTGSPLGDLEGGLLGGGGSGGGSGGGSGGGSGGSDQGTGGKDGPRKGDGRNGGKNDGKNGGGSGGAGGGLVGETLEKVDDTLGGLIP; translated from the coding sequence GTGGCCGCGCCCGACCCGCTGGACCGGCTGCGGCTGGCGCCGGGACGCCCCCGCGGTCAGCGACGGCTGACGGCGTCGGTGGCCGCCCTCGCCCTCGTCGGAGCCGGCGGCGGGATGGCCGTGGCGTCGCAGAGCGCCCTGCCCGGCGAGACCCTCTACCCCGTCAAGCGCGCCCTCGAGGACGTCCGCACCGGCCTCGAGGACGACCCGTCCGCGAAGGGGACCCGCCTGGTCGCCCAGGCCCGGGACCGGTTGACCGAGGTCGCCGCGCTCACCGCCGCCGACGGCGCCGACCCGGTGGCCGTCGAGCGCACCCTGGACGACTTCGCCGCCCAGGCCCGCGAGGCAGCCGACCTCAAGCTCGAGGCGTACTACGACTCCGGCAGCCAGGCCGAGGTGCTCGAGGTCCGGGACCTCGCCACGGACTCCGTCGCCGTCCTCGGCTCCCTCGAGCCCGTGGTGCCCGAGACCGCCCTGGGTGCGCTGCTGCGGGCGGCCCAGGACCTGCGGGACCTCGACGCCGTCGCCCGGCAGGCCTGCGGCGGCTGCGGCGGCCCCGTGGTCGACCTCGTCCCCGACCTGGCGCTCGACCCGGCCTCCGCCGACCTCGGCAGGGCGCTCGGCCTGGGCGAGCTCCGCGCCGCGGGACGCCCCGACACCGGCCGCGGGAGCGACGTCGACGGCGGCGCCGGTGCGGGCGGCCCCGACGGGGCGGCGCGCCCCGGGGCCGAGGGACGTACGCCGGGCGACCGCTCACCGCGAGGAACGCAGGACCGGCAGCAGGGCGGGCAGGCAGGCGGACAGGCAGGCGGACAGCCGGGCGGGCAGCTGGGCGGCGGTGCGTCCTTGCCGGTCGACGGCGGCTCGGTCCCCGAGCTCCAGGGACCGCTGCGTGACCTGACCGAGAGCGTCACGAGGACCCTCGAGGGGCTGACCGGGTCCCCCCTCGGCGACCTGGAGGGCGGACTGCTCGGTGGCGGCGGATCCGGCGGCGGGTCGGGCGGCGGATCCGGCGGCGGGTCCGGCGGGTCCGACCAGGGCACCGGCGGCAAGGACGGCCCGAGGAAGGGCGACGGCAGGAACGGCGGCAAGAACGACGGCAAGAACGGCGGCGGCAGCGGCGGCGCCGGCGGCGGCCTGGTGGGCGAGACCCTCGAGAAGGTCGACGACACCCTCGGCGGGCTGATCCCCTGA
- a CDS encoding uroporphyrinogen-III synthase — MTRGTTPTTADAANDTQPWVSFVGTGPGDPDLLTVRAISVLGDADVVVTEVPEHEALVAALLGAGEDVPEVVDGGFGEDGQPLTHAARAKVVLKHAKRGRRVARLMVGDPFLYASGPEEAQACVKAGIGFEVVPGVSSVSAVPAYAGIPLTTKDRRAVSVVTCGGKVDWSRYATDDTLVLLSGVGTIGDTAAELVAAGRDPQTPVAITRVGTTTEQETLTSTLEHVAADVRATRIAPPAVIVIGDVVDLRDTLSWFETKPLFGWRVLVPRTKEQAATLSTRLRGYGAVPEEVPTISVEPPRNPLQMDKAVRGLVEGRYEWIVFTSVNAVKAVREKFEEYGLDARAFSGLKIACVGEKTAASVATWGLRADLVPSGDQSAAGLLEDWPEYDETLDPINRVFLPRADIATENLVAGLVDLGWECDDVTAYRTVRAAPPPAPTRDAIKTGKFDAVVFTSSSTVRNLVGIAGKPHPSTIIAVIGPATAKTAEEHGLRVDVMAPKPDVGVLADALADFGATRRTGLLEEGVAVTRPSERKPAARRKVTSSS, encoded by the coding sequence ATGACGCGAGGCACGACCCCCACCACCGCGGACGCCGCGAACGACACCCAGCCCTGGGTCTCCTTCGTCGGCACCGGCCCCGGCGACCCCGACCTGCTCACCGTGCGCGCGATCAGCGTGCTCGGTGACGCCGACGTCGTGGTCACCGAGGTCCCCGAGCACGAGGCGCTGGTCGCCGCGCTGCTCGGCGCCGGCGAGGACGTCCCCGAGGTCGTCGACGGCGGCTTCGGCGAGGACGGCCAGCCGCTGACCCACGCCGCCCGGGCCAAGGTGGTCCTCAAGCACGCCAAGCGCGGGCGCCGGGTCGCCCGGCTGATGGTCGGCGACCCGTTCCTCTACGCCTCCGGGCCGGAGGAGGCGCAGGCCTGCGTCAAGGCCGGCATCGGCTTCGAGGTCGTCCCCGGCGTCTCCTCGGTCTCCGCGGTCCCGGCCTACGCCGGCATCCCGCTGACCACCAAGGACCGCCGCGCGGTCTCGGTCGTCACCTGCGGCGGCAAGGTCGACTGGAGCCGCTACGCCACCGACGACACGCTGGTGCTGCTCTCCGGCGTCGGCACCATCGGCGACACGGCCGCCGAGCTGGTGGCCGCGGGCCGCGACCCGCAGACGCCCGTGGCGATCACCCGGGTCGGCACCACCACCGAGCAGGAGACGCTCACCTCCACCCTCGAGCACGTCGCCGCGGACGTCCGGGCCACCCGGATCGCCCCGCCGGCGGTCATCGTGATCGGCGACGTCGTCGACCTGCGCGACACGCTGTCGTGGTTCGAGACCAAGCCGCTGTTCGGCTGGCGCGTGCTGGTGCCCCGCACCAAGGAGCAGGCCGCGACCCTGTCCACCCGGCTGCGCGGCTACGGCGCGGTGCCCGAGGAGGTCCCGACCATCTCGGTCGAGCCGCCCCGCAACCCGCTGCAGATGGACAAGGCCGTCCGCGGCCTGGTCGAGGGCCGCTACGAGTGGATCGTCTTCACCTCGGTCAACGCGGTGAAGGCCGTCCGCGAGAAGTTCGAGGAGTACGGCCTGGACGCCCGCGCCTTCTCCGGCCTCAAGATCGCCTGCGTGGGCGAGAAGACCGCCGCCTCGGTGGCCACCTGGGGCCTGCGCGCCGACCTGGTGCCCTCGGGCGACCAGTCGGCGGCCGGGCTGCTCGAGGACTGGCCGGAGTACGACGAGACGCTCGACCCGATCAACCGGGTCTTCCTGCCCCGCGCCGACATCGCCACCGAGAACCTGGTGGCCGGCCTGGTCGACCTCGGCTGGGAGTGCGACGACGTCACGGCGTACCGGACCGTGCGCGCCGCGCCGCCGCCGGCCCCGACCCGCGACGCGATCAAGACGGGCAAGTTCGACGCGGTGGTCTTCACCTCCTCCTCGACCGTGCGCAACCTGGTCGGCATCGCGGGCAAGCCGCACCCCTCGACGATCATCGCGGTGATCGGCCCCGCGACGGCCAAGACCGCCGAGGAGCACGGGCTGCGCGTCGACGTGATGGCCCCGAAGCCCGACGTGGGCGTCCTGGCCGACGCGCTCGCCGACTTCGGCGCGACCCGTCGTACGGGCCTGCTCGAGGAGGGCGTGGCCGTCACCCGGCCGTCGGAGCGCAAGCCCGCGGCCCGTCGCAAGGTCACCTCGTCGTCGTGA
- a CDS encoding glutamyl-tRNA reductase, whose protein sequence is MSVLVVGISHSSAPVSLLEKVALSDDAVHKLVQDVSTADRVSEATVISTCNRVEIYADVDRFHGSVEALSRMLIDRAGEDESMLPHLYVHYDDGAVSHLFQVAAGLDSMAVGEGQILGQTRKALRTGQELGTVGPSLNVLFQQALRVGKRSRAETDIDLVAPSLVSVALERAEAQVGAIAGKDVVVVGAGSMAGLAVATVARAGAGRVTVVNRSAERADRLAAEHAPRADGSGPGSTRALRLADLSLALGEADVVITCTGATGVLVSAAQVSAAREAAGRGPEQPLCVLDLALPRDVEPAVADLPGVGLVGLSELAETLQHTEAGREVEQVRDIVTHEVTSFLAARRQASVTPTVVALRSMATGVVDTEMVRLDTRLPGLESEVRAEVLRTLRRVADKLLHEPTVRVKELADEQGAVSYAAALAELFSLDPEAVDAVTRPKVGEEGPS, encoded by the coding sequence ATGAGCGTCCTCGTCGTCGGCATCTCGCACAGCTCCGCGCCCGTCTCCCTGCTGGAGAAGGTCGCGCTCAGCGACGACGCCGTCCACAAGCTGGTCCAGGACGTCTCGACCGCCGACCGGGTCAGCGAGGCGACCGTGATCTCCACCTGCAACCGGGTCGAGATCTACGCCGACGTCGACCGGTTCCACGGCAGTGTCGAGGCGCTGTCGCGGATGCTCATCGACCGGGCCGGCGAGGACGAGTCGATGCTGCCGCACCTCTACGTCCACTACGACGACGGCGCGGTCTCCCACCTCTTCCAGGTCGCCGCCGGGCTCGACTCGATGGCCGTGGGCGAGGGCCAGATCCTCGGCCAGACCCGCAAGGCGCTGCGGACCGGCCAGGAGCTCGGCACCGTCGGCCCGTCGCTGAACGTGCTGTTCCAGCAGGCCCTGCGGGTCGGCAAGCGCTCGCGCGCCGAGACCGACATCGACCTCGTCGCCCCGTCGCTGGTCTCGGTGGCGCTGGAGCGCGCCGAGGCCCAGGTCGGCGCGATCGCCGGCAAGGACGTCGTGGTCGTCGGCGCCGGGTCGATGGCCGGGCTGGCCGTGGCCACCGTCGCCCGCGCCGGCGCCGGCCGGGTCACCGTGGTCAACCGCTCGGCCGAGCGCGCCGACCGGCTCGCGGCCGAGCACGCCCCCCGCGCCGACGGGTCGGGCCCCGGCTCGACCCGGGCCCTGCGCCTGGCCGACCTGTCCCTCGCTCTCGGCGAGGCCGACGTGGTGATCACCTGCACCGGCGCCACCGGCGTGCTGGTCAGCGCCGCCCAGGTCAGCGCCGCGCGGGAGGCCGCCGGCCGCGGCCCCGAGCAGCCGCTGTGCGTGCTGGACCTCGCGCTGCCCCGCGACGTCGAGCCGGCCGTCGCCGACCTGCCCGGCGTGGGCCTGGTCGGCCTGTCCGAGCTGGCCGAGACCCTGCAGCACACCGAGGCCGGTCGCGAGGTCGAGCAGGTCCGCGACATCGTCACCCACGAGGTGACCTCGTTCCTGGCCGCGCGACGCCAGGCCAGTGTCACGCCCACCGTGGTGGCGCTCCGCTCGATGGCCACCGGCGTCGTCGACACCGAGATGGTCCGTCTCGACACCCGGCTGCCCGGCCTGGAGTCCGAGGTGCGCGCCGAGGTGCTGCGCACCCTGCGCCGCGTCGCCGACAAGCTCCTCCACGAGCCCACCGTCCGGGTCAAGGAGCTCGCCGACGAGCAGGGTGCGGTGTCGTACGCCGCCGCCCTCGCCGAGCTGTTCTCCCTCGACCCCGAGGCCGTCGACGCCGTGACCCGCCCCAAGGTCGGGGAGGAGGGTCCGTCGTGA